In Labilibaculum sp. DW002, one DNA window encodes the following:
- a CDS encoding sensor histidine kinase, with amino-acid sequence MKLNKTWCIFLMLLLFPALIFAQKSRFINYSVDDGLAQAYVYNFTQDKEGNLWIGTGNGLSRFDGYNFKNFTEQDSLGGNFITCGLKTEEGLWFGHFNGNLSYYENGIFKPIQNAKKGIGSVVDIQQDFNGNVWFANQNDGFKKLNLKMKSSKAFKSLFHQPIYTFIFTSKEQMLVGTSEGLKLCELNKNEQVEEKYNFTELGENKIVDIIKSSKLNVYYILTEDEGVFSLELDNEGHNIELLTKSTNCSRAQNIFEDSNDNLWVSCLASGLFKLSLSENGSLQSIKNYGEDNGLQTDAIKAVFEDREGNIWVGKYGGGLSRLVPSSNSFINFNSKYYSNDIYSICINQNFKWIGTSKELLKCDLVTNKVLASYDINGKLPNDKITALCDRNNTELWIGTEKSGVYRLNYRTGKIQSQFLRLGNLEKSISSIVSDHEHVWIGTQKGVCRFNPDTEDKKWYTLREEGLPHNSVNHLFKDKDNKIWVGTLSNTLSYIENSILTNLNLSSGSNLLNISSIIEDNNGAIWIGTQGSGVYVINQDSTLNVNFQHGLLSDYCYSLNIDKDNIWVTHRGGISQIRVSDYHIKTIQKNAGIHQSVEFNRNSTVSNENILWFGSNKGIYQYDISKEVQQLVSPTLKIGSIRINGEEYSSEKKLVLPSGHYKIELGFKGISLNEPELIKYKYKLEGYDHDWSRFENQRKAEYKQLGSGDYVFNLKALTANGIESKEPLQFKIKIRYPLWQKTWFQIVALICLIFAIYLFIVLREKNLKRIQRNLIQNLDDKTREVIAKEEVIKERKRTEQELIVAKEKAEESDRLKTAFLSNMSHEIRTPLNAIVGFSTMLQEPNVNPSSKGRYMSILKSNTNDLLSLIDDIMDISSIEAGQLKLKIQDCEVDKILSELNDVHNKKLIDLKSEDLELVCVSNATNITIQSDPLRLKQILSNLIGNAIKFTEKGTIEFGYEMTSPDKIKFFVRDTGIGINADQIEVIFERFRKEYRNGWNKLYRGAGLGLAISKSMVHLLGGEIGVESLQGVGSYFYFTLPIKSK; translated from the coding sequence ATGAAACTAAATAAGACATGGTGTATATTCTTGATGCTTCTCTTATTTCCAGCATTAATTTTTGCACAGAAAAGTCGATTTATAAATTATAGTGTTGATGATGGATTAGCACAAGCATATGTCTATAATTTCACTCAAGATAAGGAGGGGAATTTATGGATAGGAACGGGTAATGGTTTGTCCCGATTTGATGGGTATAACTTTAAAAATTTTACAGAACAAGATTCTTTAGGTGGTAATTTCATCACTTGTGGTTTAAAAACCGAAGAAGGATTGTGGTTTGGCCACTTCAATGGTAACTTGAGTTATTATGAAAACGGAATTTTTAAACCCATTCAAAATGCTAAAAAAGGTATTGGTAGCGTTGTAGATATCCAACAAGATTTTAATGGTAACGTTTGGTTTGCTAATCAAAATGATGGTTTTAAGAAATTAAATCTTAAAATGAAATCATCAAAAGCTTTTAAATCTTTGTTTCACCAACCCATTTACACCTTTATTTTTACCTCTAAAGAACAAATGCTAGTAGGCACTTCTGAAGGTTTAAAATTATGTGAGTTAAATAAAAATGAACAAGTAGAAGAAAAATACAATTTCACCGAGCTTGGTGAAAATAAAATTGTGGATATTATTAAATCGTCAAAGTTAAATGTCTATTATATTTTAACCGAAGATGAAGGTGTATTTAGTTTGGAATTAGACAACGAAGGGCACAATATAGAGTTACTGACAAAGAGTACCAATTGTTCTCGCGCTCAAAATATATTTGAAGACTCTAATGACAACTTATGGGTATCTTGCTTGGCAAGTGGTTTATTTAAGTTAAGCCTATCGGAAAATGGTTCACTTCAATCAATTAAGAATTACGGAGAAGATAATGGACTTCAAACAGACGCTATCAAAGCAGTATTTGAAGATCGTGAAGGAAATATTTGGGTGGGTAAATATGGCGGTGGCCTTAGTCGTTTAGTTCCTTCATCTAACTCTTTTATCAATTTTAACTCTAAATATTACAGTAATGATATTTATTCCATATGTATAAATCAAAACTTTAAATGGATTGGAACTAGTAAGGAATTATTAAAATGTGACTTAGTCACTAACAAGGTTTTAGCTTCTTATGATATTAATGGAAAATTACCAAACGATAAAATTACAGCTCTTTGTGATAGAAATAATACCGAACTTTGGATTGGGACTGAAAAATCTGGTGTTTATCGCTTGAATTATCGAACAGGAAAAATACAGTCGCAATTTCTTCGCTTGGGTAATTTAGAAAAATCCATTAGTTCTATTGTATCCGACCACGAGCATGTTTGGATTGGAACACAGAAAGGTGTTTGTCGTTTTAATCCTGATACTGAAGATAAAAAATGGTATACCTTAAGAGAAGAAGGATTGCCTCACAATTCAGTAAATCATCTATTTAAGGATAAAGATAATAAAATCTGGGTCGGGACCTTAAGTAATACCTTATCCTATATCGAAAATAGTATTTTAACAAATTTAAATTTGTCGAGTGGGAGTAATCTATTAAATATTTCTTCTATTATAGAGGATAATAATGGAGCTATTTGGATTGGCACTCAAGGAAGTGGAGTATATGTAATTAATCAGGATTCAACCCTGAATGTTAACTTTCAACATGGTTTATTATCAGATTATTGTTATTCCCTTAACATCGATAAAGATAATATTTGGGTTACTCATCGGGGAGGGATTAGCCAAATTAGAGTTTCTGATTATCACATTAAAACGATACAGAAAAATGCGGGAATACACCAATCTGTAGAATTTAATAGAAATTCCACCGTTTCTAATGAAAATATTTTGTGGTTCGGATCCAATAAAGGAATTTACCAATATGATATTTCAAAAGAAGTACAACAATTAGTATCTCCAACTTTAAAAATTGGATCAATAAGAATTAATGGAGAAGAATATTCTTCAGAGAAAAAATTAGTACTTCCATCTGGCCATTATAAAATTGAATTAGGATTTAAAGGAATTAGTTTAAACGAACCTGAATTAATTAAATACAAGTATAAACTTGAGGGGTATGATCATGATTGGTCAAGGTTTGAAAATCAAAGAAAAGCGGAGTATAAACAGTTAGGTTCAGGAGATTATGTTTTTAATTTAAAGGCACTTACTGCTAATGGAATAGAATCGAAAGAACCATTGCAATTTAAAATTAAAATTAGGTATCCACTTTGGCAGAAAACATGGTTTCAAATCGTAGCATTAATTTGCTTAATATTTGCTATCTATTTGTTTATAGTATTGAGAGAAAAGAATTTGAAAAGAATTCAAAGAAATTTAATTCAGAATCTTGATGATAAAACAAGAGAGGTTATTGCTAAGGAAGAGGTTATTAAAGAAAGAAAACGTACTGAGCAAGAATTAATAGTTGCTAAAGAAAAAGCAGAAGAGTCAGATCGATTAAAAACAGCTTTTTTATCAAATATGTCCCATGAAATAAGAACGCCATTGAATGCGATTGTTGGATTTTCAACCATGCTTCAGGAACCAAATGTAAATCCAAGCTCAAAGGGTAGATACATGTCTATTCTAAAATCAAACACCAATGATTTATTGTCTTTAATAGATGATATAATGGATATTTCAAGTATAGAAGCGGGGCAATTAAAGTTAAAGATTCAAGATTGCGAGGTTGATAAAATCTTATCAGAGTTAAACGATGTTCATAATAAGAAGTTAATTGACCTTAAATCTGAAGATCTTGAATTGGTATGTGTTTCTAATGCGACCAATATTACAATTCAATCAGATCCTTTAAGACTTAAACAAATATTATCCAATTTAATTGGTAATGCGATAAAGTTTACGGAAAAAGGGACCATTGAATTTGGTTATGAAATGACATCTCCAGATAAAATAAAGTTTTTTGTTAGAGATACCGGAATAGGAATAAATGCAGACCAAATAGAGGTGATTTTCGAACGATTTAGAAAGGAATATCGAAATGGATGGAATAAATTATACAGAGGTGCAGGATTAGGTCTGGCAATCTCTAAAAGTATGGTTCATTTGCTCGGTGGAGAAATCGGAGTCGAATCATTACAAGGAGTTGGATCCTATTTTTATTTCACCTTACCAATTAAGAGTAAATAG